CGGATCCCCTGACGACGCTGCTCAACTTTGCACCCGTCAACGCGGTAACGCACGCCAAGGTCTTCGTCGACGACGTGCGGGTCTACATCAATGCCCACAGCGCTGGCGACAGCGGCCAGTATCTCGCGACGCGGAAATTCGGCCTCGAAGCAAAGGTCTCCGGTGGCGGAACGAAGCCGCTCGAGGGCAGCTTGCGGTCGACGGACCCCGAAATGTCCGTGCAGATCGAAGTCACTTTCAAGGCGGACCTCATCAAGCCCGGCAGTTGAGACACAAGATCGCCCGAGCGGATGCCCTTGGAGCCACCGCAGCGCTCCGGTAGACGACCTTCAGGCCTTCACTTCAGACAGGCGGGGATGGAGGTCGGCCGCGCCGAAGCTCAGGCGCCGAGGAGAGCTCGCCGGAAGGCGGCGCGGCCCTGTTCGTCGGGGATGTTCATCTCGAGGAGGGCCACCAGGTCGCCAAGGCTGCGGGCGTGCCGGTTCCGCCGCACCAGCACGCGCGCCAGCGGTCCGATTCGCCGCGCGAGCTCGGCTTCGACCCGCGCGAGCGCCTCGTCCTGGAGCGGCCCCTGCGATTTCGTCCCAGCCCCGCTCAGGGCGTTCGACACCGGCGCGGAGACCGTCGAAATGGCGCCGCCACCCGCCATGCATCGGGCGCGGAAGCTCTCGCGGCCCGGTCCGGGCGGAACCTGCTTCGCGAGCTCGTCGCAGAGCACGGTGAGCGACGGCGAGGTCGATGCCGTGCGACGCACGAGCACTTTCGCCATCGGGCCGATCTGCGCCGAAAGGTGCTCCTCGATGCGCCGGAGGATTCCCGAGTCGAAGGTCGCCGGGGTGGCCGAGGTTCTCGCCCCTTCGGCAGCCGCGCCGGAACGCGACGCCTGCCCACCCCCGAAGCTCGGCAGCTGGAACTCGCTCGACACCAGCGTCGCTGTCGGCTCCTGCGCCTCCGGGGCGGCGCCCGTCTGGAGGCGGTAGAGGTCGATGTCGAGGCTCGTGACATCCGGGTAGCGCTCGTCGCGGTCGCGCGCCATCATCTTGCGCAGCACGAGGCAGCAACCTTCCGAGATCGACGGCTCGAAGTTGCGCGGATCGGGGAACGGCTCCACGAGATGCATCGACATCACGTGCGGGCCGGACGAACCCTGGAAAGGAACGCGTCCCGTCAGCAAGTGGTAGAGCGTCGCGCCCAGCGAATAGATGTCGGCGCGTCCATCGATATCGCGCTGGCCCAGGACCTGCTCCGGTGCGATGTAGTTCGGCGTCCCGATCGCCGTTCCGGTCTGGGTCATCGAAGTCTCTTCGCCCATCTGCTTGGCGATTCCGAGGTCGACGAGCTTCACTTCCCCCAAGCGGGTCAGGATGACGTTGTCGGGTTTGATGTCGCGGTGCACGAGGCCCTGGGCGTGCGCGACGGAGAGTGCGCGACAGATGTAGCGCACGATCGTGATCGCTTCATTCTCGCTCCAGCGCCCATTGGCCTTCAGGTAGTGCCCGAGGGAAAGGCCGTCGAGCAGTTCCATCGCCAGGTAGTAGACGTCCTGGACGGCGCCGAAAGCGAAAACCTGCACGATGTTCGGATGATTGAGACGAGCTACGGCGCGTGCCTCCTTGAGGAAGCGCTCCACGAAGCTCGGTTCGTAGCCGAGTTCCGGCGAGAGCGTCTTCAGGGCGACCAGTCTGTCCAGCATCTTCTCTCTCGCCCGGTAGACGTTTCCCATCCCCCCCACCCCGAGGAGGTCGAGAATCTGGTAGTCGCCGAACCAGCTTCCCGGTGCGAGCGGGTCGTGCGGGCTTGCGCTCACCGAATCAGGATTCCTCGAGCATGCTCATGGCTTTGGCGAGGCTGATGCGCATCCGCTGGAACGAGCTCGCGAGCACCGCCACCTCGTCGCGTCCGGCAATCGCCACTTCCGGAGTG
The Thermoanaerobaculia bacterium DNA segment above includes these coding regions:
- a CDS encoding serine/threonine protein kinase, translating into MSASPHDPLAPGSWFGDYQILDLLGVGGMGNVYRAREKMLDRLVALKTLSPELGYEPSFVERFLKEARAVARLNHPNIVQVFAFGAVQDVYYLAMELLDGLSLGHYLKANGRWSENEAITIVRYICRALSVAHAQGLVHRDIKPDNVILTRLGEVKLVDLGIAKQMGEETSMTQTGTAIGTPNYIAPEQVLGQRDIDGRADIYSLGATLYHLLTGRVPFQGSSGPHVMSMHLVEPFPDPRNFEPSISEGCCLVLRKMMARDRDERYPDVTSLDIDLYRLQTGAAPEAQEPTATLVSSEFQLPSFGGGQASRSGAAAEGARTSATPATFDSGILRRIEEHLSAQIGPMAKVLVRRTASTSPSLTVLCDELAKQVPPGPGRESFRARCMAGGGAISTVSAPVSNALSGAGTKSQGPLQDEALARVEAELARRIGPLARVLVRRNRHARSLGDLVALLEMNIPDEQGRAAFRRALLGA